GGCCCGGCCGGTGGATCGTGCTGCCTGCTCGCGCTGGACGCCGTGCGCGACACGCGCCCGCGGGCCGGCACCGGGATCTTCACCGGCATGCTCAAGACGCTGCGGGCCGAGCGACCCGATCTGGACGTCATGGCCGTGCTGACCACGACCCGGTCCGCGGCCGACGGGCTGGCCGAACTGGTCGCCGAGTCGCGCCGGGCCAGGCTGCTGCCGGTGACGGTGCTGGCCGCCGGCCGCCGGTACGTGCCGCTGCCGGTGCCGCGCGCGGACGCCGGCGAAGGCCCCGGCCCGCTCCGGCTCGATCGCACCTCGGTGGTGGTCGCCGCCGGCGGCTCCCGCGGCGTGACCGCCGCGCTGCTCACCGCGTTGGCGCAACGGTCGGCCCCGACGCTGTGGGTGCTGGGCTCGAACCGGCTCGACCATCCGGCCGCCGACGATGCCCGGCCATCCCGCGCCGAGTTCCTCGCGGCCGCGCACGCCGCCGGATCCGGACGCAAGCTGGCCGAGCTCAACCGGGTGTTCGACCGGCTCATGCAGGCGTGGGAGGCGCGGGCCACCCTCGAAGAGCTGACCCGGCTCTGCGGCGCCGGCTCGGTGCACTACCGGGTGTGCGACCTGACCGATCCGGCGGCGGTCGCGCGCACCGTCGACGAGATCCAGGCCGTCAGCGGCCGGGTCGACCTGGTGCTCTTCGGGGCCGGGATCAGCCGGTCGGCCGCGCTGGAGCGCAAGCGGCTGGCCGACTTCCGGGCCGTCCGCGACGTCAAGGCGCTCGGCTACGCCCACCTGCGACGGGCCTTCGCCGGTCGGCCACCGCTCGCCTGGTGCAACTTCGGTTCGATCCTGGGCTTCACCGGGCAACCGGGCGAGATCGACTACACCGCCGGCAACGACCTGCTGGCCAGCGCGGCGGCGGCCGGCCGGGACGACGGCTGCCAGGAGTTCACCATCGGGTGGACCCTCTGGGACAGCATCGGTCTGGCCGCCGACCCGGTCACCCGCGGGTTCCTGCATCGATCGGGGTTCTCCGGGGGCATGTCGACGGCCGAGGGCATCGCGCTGTTCTTCGGCGAGCTCGACCGGCCGTCCCGCGATCGGGTGACGATCCACCTCGGCGCGGCCGAGAAGGCGATGCTGGACGATCGTTTCCCCGGGCTGCGGGCCGCGATGGCCGATGCGGCGGACCGGCCCCGGCCGCGGGTCGCCCGGGTCGATCCCGACCTGCTCCCGCCGGCCATCGGCCGGCGATCGTTGCGCGCGTCCGACCGGACCTTCGACGCCGACGACCGGGCCTTCGACTTCCTGCTCGACCTGGACCACGATCCCTACCTGGCGCACCACCTGGTCGACGGCCGACCCACCCTGCCCGGCACTTTCGCCCTGGAGCTCGCGGCCACCGCGGCGGAGACGCTGTGTCCCGGCCGCCGCGCCATCGCCTTCGAACACGTGGTCTTCCGCAAGTTCCTGCGGCTGCACCCCACCCGAAAGTCGTTGGCCATCAGGGTGAGAGCGACCCGAATATCCGACATTGCCGACGGTACCGGGACATCGGTACGAGTCACCATCACCTCCGACGTCCGGGCACCCTCGGGCGAGCTGCTGGTCGCCGACCAGGTGCACGCCGACCTGGAGGTCCGGGTGGCCGATCGGCCGGGGTGCAGCACGGTCCCGCCGCGCGCGGTGCTGGCGACCGGGTGGCCGACCGTCGACCCGTACCTGCAACCCAACCCGGCGGTGCAGTTGTCGGGACCGTTGGACACCCTGCGGTCACCCGTCCGTGGTGAACACGCGGGTCAGGCGATGTTCGTGTTGCGTCCGGAGGCCTACCGGGCTCCGTTCGACCGGTTCCGGATTCCGGCGTTGCTGCTGGACGGCCTGGCCCGCACATCGGTGCTGGCCGGAGGCGATCGGACGGCCCGGCCCCTGGTCGCGCTGTCGCGCATCGAACGTGTCGATCTTTTCGATTCGGCTGCCGATGGCCGCAACGATGGCGCCCTGGCCGCCACCTACCCGCGGATTCGGCTGATCGCCGGCCCCGACCCGGCGACCCCGGGGGCCTTCCTGGGCGAGGCGGTGGCCCCGTCCGGCGTGGTGCTGGCGCGGATCAGCGGGCTGGTCGGCGCGCTGCTGGGCTGGTGCACCGCGGACGGCGCCGGCTTCCGCCGCGCCGATCGCGGCCGGGAAACCCGTTCAGTCACAACGACTGTCACTCAATCGAGTGGCCTTGTGCGCCAGTCGGCGGCACATGCTGCGCTGGAAGAGTGAATGCCGGCCATGGGGTACTTCCCAGTGCCCACCGGACTCTTCTTCATATGCAGCTTTTCGAATGGGGTGTCCGATGACGGGAACCCGCTCGGAATTGTTCGCGATTATCGGCAATGATCTCGAGAGCGGCCGTTCCGGGTCCGGTCTCGAACCGACGCGCCGGGACGACAGCAATCCGAGATCCGTCCTGCAATTCCGCATCCTCGGCCCCGTCCAGGTCTTCTGCCACGGCAGCGAGGTCCAGCTGGGGGGCTCGAAGCAACGCACGGTGCTGGCCACCCTGCTGCTGGCCCGGGGCCGGGTGGTCACCGACGCGGCCCTGAGCACGGTGTTGTGGGGTGAGGATCCGCCGCGGACCTCCAGCGCGCAGATCTACACCTACGTCTCCCGGTTGCGCCGCAGTCTGGGCGAACAGGTCGAGCTGGTGCGCAGCGGCCAGGGCTACGCGCTGCGGGCGCCGCACGCCTGGTTCGACCTCGACGAGTACCTCAGCCTCACCCGGCTGGGTCGGGCGACCCTGGAACAGGGACGGCCCGACGTCGCCACCTTGCACCTGGCCGCCGCGTTGGCCCTCTGGCGGGGCGCGGCCCTGGGATCGGGCACCGAGTTCCTGGCCGAGACCGAGGTCGCGGCGTTGGAGGAGAGCCGGCTGAGCACCCAGGAACTGTGGGTCGAGGCCGAACTGTCGCTGGGCCGGTGCCGCGGCCTGATCGCCGAACTCACCTCGCTGGTGGCCGCCCATCCCCTGCGGGAACGCTTCCGGGCCCAGCTGATGACCGCCCTGTGGCGCTCGCACCGGCGGGCCGACGCGCTGCGGACCTTCTTCGAGGGCCGGGAGCTGCTGGCCGACGAGCTCGGCGTCGACCCGAGCCCACTGCTCACCGAGCTGTACGAGGAGATCGTCGCCGAACCGGCGGACGGCCCGACGGTGCCTGGCGCGTCCGCCGACGGCCCGACCGGTCCCGTCGGCCCCCGAGCGCCGGCGCCGGCGCCGGCGCCGGCCATGCTGCCGCCCGATCTGGCCGACTTCACCGGGCGGCGCACCGAGGCGGCCCGGCTCAGCAGCTGGCTGGGATTCCAGCACCCGGCGACCCCGCCCCGGCCGCACACCCCGGCCCCGTGCGCGGTGGCCTGCGACGGGCGCCCGCGGATGGCGCTGATCTCCGGTCCCCCGGGTGTCGGCCGGTCGTCGCTGGCCATCCACGTCGCCCAGTTGGGCCGCCAGCTGTATCCCGACGGGCAGCTGTTCGTCGATCTGGGCGGGCCCGGCCGGCCGCGGGTGGACGTGCGCGACGTGCTGGCCTGGTTCCTGCGGGCCCTGGGCGCCACCGCCGATCAGATTCCCGGCGACACCCAGGAACGCGCGCAGGTGTACCGGAGCATGCTGGCGCGCCGGCGGGTGCTGGTGGTGCTGGACAACGCCGTCTCCGACGAACAGGTCCACCTGCTCCTGCCGGCCGGCGCGGGCTGCGGAGTGCTGATCACCAGCACCGAACCACTGGCCGCGGTACCGCTGAACCGGCAGATCGATCTCGGTCCGTTCGGCATGGACGAGGCGCTGGCGTTCCTGGGCCGCGCGGGCGGCCAGGACCGGGTACGAGTGGAGCGGCCGGCGGCGGTGGAGCTGGTCAACAGCTGCGGCCGGTTCCCCCTGGCCCTGCGGATCCTGAGCCTGCAGTTGAGCCGCAAGCCGCACTGGTCGCTGCGGCAGATGGTCACGCACCTGCACGCCGACGCAACCCGGCTGGACCGGCTGCAGGCCGGGGCGCTGCACATCCGACCGGCCCTGGACCGGTTGTTCGACGCGATCGAGGAGGGCCGGCTCACCCAGATCCGGCTGCTGGCCGACCTGCCAACCCCGACCTTCACCGCGGACACGGTCGGCCGGTTCCTGGGGATGCCCGAGAGCCTGGCCGAGCACGTCTTGGAACAGCTGCTCGACCGGCGGCTGCTGGAGGTCATCGGGCTCGATGCCGGCCGCCGCCCGCTCTACACCTTCCCGCCGCTGACCCGGTTGGCCGCCCGCGAGCTGCGGCGCGGGGCCGGAACCCGGCCGGTGGTCGAGGGCGCCTGAGCCGGACACGCAGGCGGCTCAGCCTGAATCCACCGATTGCGTTGGTGGGTCGGTCGGCTCGGGTGGATCTTGGGGCGGGGTGTCCGATTTCGAGGTTGGGCAGGGTTGAGTTGCCGGTCGGTCCGGCTTCTCCTGGTTCCTGAGTGTGGGGTCGTGGTCCTGGCTGGGTTATCCGGTCGCCGCGGGTAGGTCGCGGAGCCGTTTGATGGCGGTGATGATGGCGTGGGCCCAGGGCCAGCGACTGGGTAGCCGCAGGGTGGTGCGTCGGCCGGTGCGGACCAGCCGGCCGGCGAGGTTGAACACGCGGCGGCGGATGTTCTTGGTCATCCGGTGGCCTTGGTCAAAGCCGAGGCGGGTGATCCAGCGGGTGAGGTTGTGGGCGATGGTGTTCAAGATCAGCCAGGCGGCGTTCCCGCCGAAGCTTTTGGTCGGCAAGTGCGCCAGACCCATGCCGTGTTTGAGGTCCCGGATGGTGAGCTCGACCTCGGCGTGCCGGCGATGGTCGGCCTCCAGGTCGCGCAGGTCGCCGTCCCGGTCGGTGATGATCGGGTGGTAGTCGTAGACCGGGAACAACGCTGCCTGGTCGGTGTCCTGGCCGCGGTTGCGGACCTGGGCCTGGGTGGGTGGGGTGCGCCGCACCATCAGTCGTAGCGGGACGGTGTCGGTCCGGTCGCGGCCGTGGGTGTCCTGGGCGAACGGGGTGTACGGGATCTCGGCGACCCCGGCGCCGGGCAGGAAGTACTCGATCGGCTGCCATTGCTCGTCCGGGATCGCCTCGATCTGTCCTCGTAGGTGCCCGATCATCCGGGCGCCGATCGAGAACCGCACATCGGCGGCCCGGCAGGCCGCGACGACGTCGTGCAGATAGAAGCCGGAGTCGGCGCGCAGCACGATCTGCCCGGTGGCGCCGGCCTGACGCAGCCGGGAGATCGTTTCGTTGATGAACAGCGGTGCCGCGGTGGCGTCGTTGGAACGGCCCCGCCGGAGCCGGGCATGCGCGATATCGCCGGTCCCGGAGATCACTGCCAGCAGCGGGTGGTAGCCGCGGCGCCCGGTCCGCATGACTTCCCGGGCACCGTCCTTGGCCAGCCCGAACGTCTCACACAGGGTCGAGTCGATATCGACGGTGACCGACCGACCGAACTGTGGATGTGCGCCGGCGGTCACAGCTCGGGTCAGCAGGCGGCGGGTCACCACGTCCAGTTGGCGGGCGTGTCCGAAGCCGAAAGCGCGGAGGAACGTGCCGGGACCTGTCAGATGGACTGTGTAAGGGGTGTGGCATCTAGCGTCTGAGGAGTAGCTGTGACGATTGATGGCATGCCGAGATTGACCCCGCAGGAGCGGGCCGAGCGTCGTCGGGTGCAGGCTGAGTTGGCTGCGGATCTGAAGGCCTCGGGTGCGCTGGACGGGGTGTTCGCCCGCATCGATGCCGGGGAGCCGCTGACCGGCGACAGCGGGGTGCTGGGCGGGATGCTCAAGGCTGCGTTGGAACGCGGTCTGGAAGCGGAGCTGACCGACCACGTCGGCTACGACAAGGGCGCCGTGGACGCGGCCGAGTACGACAATTCCCGCAACGGTCACTACGCCAAGACGGTGTCCAGCGAGATCGGTGACATCGAATTGCGGGTCCCTCGGGACCGGGCCGGGACGTTCACCCCGATGCTGGTCGGCAAGGGGCAGCGCCGGCTGGACGGCATCGACGGGATGATCATCTCGCTGTACGCGGGCGGGATGACGTTGCGGGACATCGCCCACCACCTGGCGACCACGGTCGGGGTGGACCTGTCCCACGAGACGATCAGCAAGATCGTGGACGCGGTCGCCGACGAGGTCCTGGCCTGGCAGCGCCGTCCGTTGGAGCCGATCTACCCGGTGATCTATCTGGACGCCATCACCGTCAAGATCAAAGACGGCGGACACGTGGTGAACAAGGCCGCGAACCTGGCCGTCGGGGTCGACATGGAAGGTATCAAGCACGTTCTCGGGATCTGGGTGCAAACCCATGAGGGCGCCAAGTTCTGGGCCGGGGTGTGCGCCGACCTGGCCAACCGCGGCGTGCAAGACGTGCTGATCGTGTGCTGTGACG
This genomic window from Nakamurella multipartita DSM 44233 contains:
- a CDS encoding AfsR/SARP family transcriptional regulator; amino-acid sequence: MTGTRSELFAIIGNDLESGRSGSGLEPTRRDDSNPRSVLQFRILGPVQVFCHGSEVQLGGSKQRTVLATLLLARGRVVTDAALSTVLWGEDPPRTSSAQIYTYVSRLRRSLGEQVELVRSGQGYALRAPHAWFDLDEYLSLTRLGRATLEQGRPDVATLHLAAALALWRGAALGSGTEFLAETEVAALEESRLSTQELWVEAELSLGRCRGLIAELTSLVAAHPLRERFRAQLMTALWRSHRRADALRTFFEGRELLADELGVDPSPLLTELYEEIVAEPADGPTVPGASADGPTGPVGPRAPAPAPAPAMLPPDLADFTGRRTEAARLSSWLGFQHPATPPRPHTPAPCAVACDGRPRMALISGPPGVGRSSLAIHVAQLGRQLYPDGQLFVDLGGPGRPRVDVRDVLAWFLRALGATADQIPGDTQERAQVYRSMLARRRVLVVLDNAVSDEQVHLLLPAGAGCGVLITSTEPLAAVPLNRQIDLGPFGMDEALAFLGRAGGQDRVRVERPAAVELVNSCGRFPLALRILSLQLSRKPHWSLRQMVTHLHADATRLDRLQAGALHIRPALDRLFDAIEEGRLTQIRLLADLPTPTFTADTVGRFLGMPESLAEHVLEQLLDRRLLEVIGLDAGRRPLYTFPPLTRLAARELRRGAGTRPVVEGA
- a CDS encoding IS256-like element ISNml4 family transposase, encoding MPRLTPQERAERRRVQAELAADLKASGALDGVFARIDAGEPLTGDSGVLGGMLKAALERGLEAELTDHVGYDKGAVDAAEYDNSRNGHYAKTVSSEIGDIELRVPRDRAGTFTPMLVGKGQRRLDGIDGMIISLYAGGMTLRDIAHHLATTVGVDLSHETISKIVDAVADEVLAWQRRPLEPIYPVIYLDAITVKIKDGGHVVNKAANLAVGVDMEGIKHVLGIWVQTHEGAKFWAGVCADLANRGVQDVLIVCCDGLTGFPEAIAATWPAATVQTCVVHLIRASMRFVSYGDRKAVAAAVKPIYTASSEEDALAALEAFRDGPWGSKYPSAVRSFQAAWDRFTPFLAFPPALRRVIYTTNAIESLNYQLRKVTKNRGHFPNDAAAVKLLWLAICNIEDKRARDREKERGLPAADRRASGRLIQGAVTTNWKAALAQLALVYPDRIEPHL